In Fusarium poae strain DAOMC 252244 chromosome Unknown contig_1, whole genome shotgun sequence, the following are encoded in one genomic region:
- a CDS encoding uncharacterized protein (TransMembrane:2 (o415-433i481-499o)), with protein sequence MATSVQKPRQRRQLRVRSFRACVTCHSRKVRCDALSKGIPCTNCAAFNIRCQVPGIEEPLVSTLTSRGKGGQKIAQRDSSSTLTSTPASSTQAYQTSPRQDGVASLTKFNVLPITSAGHVLYIGESAGFDLLLRGTQSPVHFPMPQDTHVLSIPAGLDPLEIQILKRRGAFVLPPKALCDDLIKTYFSWVHPIVPVINRTKFMSQYRDARNPPSMLLLQCILLAGARISTNSQLKVDGSTSTAVATFYRRAKALYDADYERDRIILVQSMLLMGWYWVGPDDISKNMFYWSQSAITVAQNFGLHRSMEDSRLSISDKRLRRRIWWTLFTRDRALAVGLGQSVSINLDDCDVDLIVDDDFIEHDGNDIDEYPPDPIHVEFFVQHGQDCNDINSISAAFSKWNQECPITMRWERSKHHFWSGILYLHYFSARCLLHRASSPRNRKTLQDTKQSYGSPDGAVRAANMITSIIEALSDRQQLRRCPPFIVHSLFSAILIHLHVSNTPSPSISRLAHRRLSTCLEAIKDLAQVWVVGRTVLTMIEKISGLSTEEKPSRSNHGSRSPLKGEVFVDLGCADTSDPACSLNNGRLPTEVKDSTQRPQDFPNCDETLPYCDEYTPVVIGFSEANPTIHDYPLHSNLGDPHPQIGYSSLLPDATVLSGSMPDTFYVEDTARICNPMADITAFTWDQFQIGWQQDYSISVPWSLELDLQSLTAPTIDTVYPESGSFIETGN encoded by the exons ATGGCTACATCAGTTCAAAAACCGCGACAAAGGAG ACAACTCAGAGTTCGATCGTTTCGAGCCTGCGTG ACATGTCATTCGAGAAAGGTTCGATGTGATGCTCTGAGCAAAGGGATTCCTTGCACCAACTGCGCTGCATTTAATATCAGGTGTCAAGTTCCAGGCATAGAGGAACCTCTGGTGAGCACTCTGACCAGCCGCGGAAAAGGGGGGCAGAAGAT CGCACAGAGAGATTCCTCAAGCACCCTCACCAGTACGCCAGCCTCAAGTACTCAGGCGTATCAAACAAGTCCCCGGCAAGATGGAGTTGCGTCACTAACCAAATTCAATGTTCTGCCTATCACATCGGCAGGCCATGTTCTTTACATTGGCGAGTCTGCAGGCTTTGACCTCCTTCTTCGTGGAACCCAAAGCCCCGTACATTTCCCCATGCCTCAGGATACACATGTGCTGTCAATTCCTGCTGGACTGGACCCTCTCGAGATACAGATCCTGAAGCGAAGAGGGGCCTTTGTACTACCTCCGAAAGCGCTTTGTGACGACTTGATAAAGACCTACTTTTCTTGGGTTCACCCGATTGTACCTGTTATTAACCGTACAAAATTCATGTCACAATATCGAGATGCCAGGAATCCTCCCTCGATGCTCCTTCTTCAGTGTATCTTACTGGCCGGTGCCCGAATTAGCACAAACTCGCAGTTGAAAGTTGACGGATCAACTTCAACTGCCGTTGCAACATTTTATCGACGCGCAAAAGCCCTTTATGATGCCGACTATGAGCGCGATCGAATAATCTTGGTTCAATCAATGCTCTTGATGGGGTGGTACTGGGTTGGCCCTGATGACATATCCAAGAACATGTTTTATTGGAGTCAATCCGCAATCACTGTTGCTCAGAATTTCGGTCTCCATCGCAGCATGGAAGACTCGAGACTGTCAATAAGTGACAAGAGGCTGCGTAGGCGGATTTGGTGGACGCTATTCACTCGAGATCGCGCTTTAGCTGTTGGCCTGGGACAATCAGTATCCATCAATCTCGATGATTGCGATGTCGACCTGATAGTCGACGATGACTTCATCGAGCATGATGGGAATGATATCGACGAATACCCGCCCGATCCTATTCATGTGGAATTTTTCGTCCA ACATGGTCAAGACTGCAACGACATCAACTCGATTAGTGCAGCCTTTTCCAAATGGAACCAGGAGTGCCCTATTACCATGCGCTGGGAGAGATCGAAGCACCATTTTTGGTCTGGAATACTGTACCTGCACTACTTTAGCGCTCGTTGTCTGCTGCATCGCGCAAGCTCCCCTCGCAACAGAAAGACTTTGCAAGACACAAAACAATCTTATGGATCACCAGATGGGGCTGTTCGCGCAGCAAATATGATTACCTCGATTATTGAAGCCCTCAGCGACAGACAACAGCTACGTCGCTGTCCTCCATTCATCGTCCACAGCCTCTTTTCAGCAATTCTCATACATTTACACGTGTCAAACACGCCGTCTCCGTCTATCAGTAGACTCGCCCACCGACGACTCAGCACCTGCTTAGAAGCCATCAAAGATTTGGCACAAGTGTGGGTGGTGGGAAGAACAGTGCTGACAATGATTGAAAAGATTTCAGGTCTCAGCACTGAGGAGAAGCCGTCGCGATCTAACCATGGCTCCCGCTCCCCTCTGAAGGGCGAAGTCTTTGTCGACCTTGGATGTGCTGATACTTCAGATCCGGCTTGCAGCCTCAATAATGGAAGGCTGCCTACAGAGGTTAAAGATAGcactcaaagaccccaagaTTTTCCAAATTGTGACGAAACACTGCCTTATTGCGACGAATATACCCCAGTAGTCATAGGCTTCAGTGAAGCGAATCCCACCATTCACGACTATCCTCTACACTCCAACCTCGGTGACCCTCACCCGCAAATTGGCTATAGTAGCCTACTCCCCGATGCAACTGTGCTCTCGGGATCCATGCCTGACACATTCTATGTTGAGGACACAGCCCGAATCTGCAACCCAATGGCAGACATAACAGCCTTTACATGGGATCAGTTTCAGATAGGTTGGCAACAAGACTACAGTATTTCAGTGCCTTGGAGTCTGGAGCTTGATCTTCAAAGCCTAACAGCACCAACAATAGATACGGTTTATCCAGAGTCGGGATCTTTTATAGAAACTGgtaattaa